The stretch of DNA TCGTCGTCTGGAGCCGTCGCGGCGACCTTGCAGTAATCCCAGGGTTTCTTCGACTCGGCTGGCGTCTTCTTCTGCATCAGATACCTGTCGTGCACCATCAGGCCGTCTTCGCGCACGTCACCCTTCGCGTACAGGTCGTCGATCTTCGTGGACTTCCGCGTCGCCATCAAACTCGGGCTGCAACACGGCCGCGACCCGGCGGATCGCGTCGGTCACGCAGAAGAATTCGCTTGCGGCCTCGTCAGCCGCGCGTGCCGGCTCCGCCGTCATGCGCGTGCGCCTCTTCTTCCTGAAGTTTGCGCCACAGGATCTTGCCGCTGCCCGACTTCGGCAGCGTATCGACGAACTCGACGATCCGCGGCGCCTTGTAGGCGGCCATGTTGTCGTGTGCCCACGCGACGACGTCCTCCTCGCGAACCTCGGCCGTGCGGTTCGGATCGAGCACGACGACCGCCTTCACCGTCTCGCCGCGCCGCGCGTCATGCGCGCCGATCACGCACACTTCCTTGATCGCCGGATGGCGGTACATCAGCGCCTCGACCTCCGCCGGCCACACCTTGTAGCCCGACGCGTTGATCATCCGCTTCAGCCGGTCGGTCATGAAGTAATACCCTTCGTCGTCGCAGCGCACGAGGTCGCCGGTGCGCAGGAAGCGCCTGCCGTCGCGCTCGACGAACGCGTCGCGCGTCGCCTTGGGATCGCGCCAGTAACCCTGCATCACCTGCGGCGCGTGCATGACGAGTTCGCCGGTTTCGCCGGGCGCCACCTCTTCGAGCGTGACCGGATCGATCACGCGCGCATCGACGTCGAACACCGGAATGCCGAGGCACTGCGGCTTCGGACGCTGCGGCGGATTGATGTGCGTGCCGGCCATCGTCTCCGACATCCCGTAGCCTTCGACGAACTCCAGCCCGGTCAGATCGCGCAGCTTCTTCACGACCGCGTCCGGCATCGTCGCGCCGCCGCCGCGCACCCATGCGAGGCTCGACAGGTCGTAGTCGCCGAGCCGCGGATTCGACACGAAGTCCACGACCATCGTCGAGATCGCCTGCCAGCCGTTGATCCGGTAATGCCCGATCGCGCGCGCGGCCGCGTCGCGGTCCCAGCGCGGCAGCAGCACGATCGTCGAGCCGCTGAAAAGCGGCCCGTTCATGCCGCCCTGCATGCCGGTCACGTGAAAGAGCGGCAGCACCGACAACTGGATCGAGTCCTGGCAGCCGGAGAACCAGTTCACGCCGCCGACCGCCGTGCTCATCACGCTGCGATGCGTGTGCATGCAGCCCTTCGGCTTGCCGGTCGTGCCGGACGTGTACGGCATCACGCACAGGTCGTCCGGGCCGGCCGTCAGCGGCCCCGGCGCGTGCCGCGCGGCGAGCGCGTCGGCCCAGTGCAGCACGCCCGGCCCGTCGACGTGGCGCGGCGCGCTGACGAACTCCGGCGGCGCGAGGTGCGGCGTGGTCTTCAGATAATCGCTATAGGTCGCGACGATCAGATGGCGCAGACCGGCCCCTTCTTCGCTGCCGCCGACGAGCGGCGCGATGCGCGGATACAGGTCCTGCGCGACGAACGCGGTCGTCGCGCCGCTGTCCTCGACGTAATGCGCGAGTTCGTCGGTCAGGTTCATCGGGTTCACCGGCACGACGACCGCGTTCGCGCGCAGGATCCCGTAATAGGCGATCACCCATTGCGGGCTGTTCTGCATGTACAGCAGCACGCGGTCGCCGGCCTGCACGCCGCACTCGTGTTGCAGAAAACCCGCGATGCGCTCGGCCTCGTCCTTGAACTCCGCGAACGACACCGGCGTGTCGTAGAACACGATGAACGGCTTGTCGGGATAACGGACCGCCGACACCTCGGCGTTGTAGAACAGGTTGGTTTCGGGCAGCGTCAGATGCGACGCGAGATGGCGGGGCCAGTGAGGCGACTGCGGACGGCGTTCGGCGGTCGTGGGCATGGAGCGTTCGATCCGGTTGAGAGGGAGTGCGCGGCGCGGACCGCGCGGCGGCGACGTGCACGCCGCGCGCGTTCCGGCCGGAATCA from Paraburkholderia caballeronis encodes:
- a CDS encoding long-chain fatty acid--CoA ligase codes for the protein MPTTAERRPQSPHWPRHLASHLTLPETNLFYNAEVSAVRYPDKPFIVFYDTPVSFAEFKDEAERIAGFLQHECGVQAGDRVLLYMQNSPQWVIAYYGILRANAVVVPVNPMNLTDELAHYVEDSGATTAFVAQDLYPRIAPLVGGSEEGAGLRHLIVATYSDYLKTTPHLAPPEFVSAPRHVDGPGVLHWADALAARHAPGPLTAGPDDLCVMPYTSGTTGKPKGCMHTHRSVMSTAVGGVNWFSGCQDSIQLSVLPLFHVTGMQGGMNGPLFSGSTIVLLPRWDRDAAARAIGHYRINGWQAISTMVVDFVSNPRLGDYDLSSLAWVRGGGATMPDAVVKKLRDLTGLEFVEGYGMSETMAGTHINPPQRPKPQCLGIPVFDVDARVIDPVTLEEVAPGETGELVMHAPQVMQGYWRDPKATRDAFVERDGRRFLRTGDLVRCDDEGYYFMTDRLKRMINASGYKVWPAEVEALMYRHPAIKEVCVIGAHDARRGETVKAVVVLDPNRTAEVREEDVVAWAHDNMAAYKAPRIVEFVDTLPKSGSGKILWRKLQEEEAHAHDGGAGTRG